Proteins encoded by one window of Candidatus Dadabacteria bacterium:
- a CDS encoding ATP-binding protein produces the protein MSGISAKERKHRLESDNPWWRKPGEIEGKDYTRRVYFPPFYELVRMTELNRAIVLMGPRRVGKTVMSHQAIANLTEEGVNPKHILYVPLDRDAYSRMSLESILLAFLELNRVPKGERVYAFFDEIQYLEKWEVHLKSLVDTYPQHRFVATGSAAAALKIKSTESGAGRFTDFTLPPLTFYEYMEFTDNKHLFGNPESPVSAGKAMVNIDRINEHFVEYINSGGYPETVLSDGVRKRHDHFIKSDVVEKVLEKDLPTLFGISNTSELKRLLTTIAHHTGQEINMNRLSKDAEVTRTTIYKYLEYLEAAFLIRRVRRVDRNIKRFKRDHTFKVYLTNPSMYAALFGAADRENGTLLGRLVETAVFSHLFNIIRKLEGPYYARWNDGEVDLVAMDITGIKAKAAIEIKWSDIPNEDLSEIKGLSDFAVKNNLDGEAGRVVCLTKKDLVFKPYGNGMIGFMPASLFCLKLLEFNGMKIF, from the coding sequence ATGTCGGGAATCTCAGCGAAAGAAAGGAAGCACCGCCTTGAATCGGACAATCCGTGGTGGCGGAAGCCGGGCGAAATAGAGGGGAAGGACTACACCAGAAGGGTTTACTTCCCGCCTTTCTATGAACTGGTCCGCATGACGGAGCTCAACCGCGCCATTGTTCTAATGGGACCGCGCAGGGTCGGCAAAACGGTTATGTCTCATCAGGCAATAGCCAACTTAACGGAAGAAGGCGTCAACCCCAAACATATTCTCTATGTTCCCCTTGACAGGGACGCCTACTCAAGAATGTCTCTTGAATCAATCCTTCTCGCCTTTCTTGAACTCAATCGCGTCCCGAAGGGAGAAAGGGTTTACGCATTCTTTGACGAAATCCAGTATCTGGAAAAATGGGAAGTCCACCTGAAGTCTCTTGTTGACACCTATCCGCAACACCGCTTTGTTGCCACCGGTTCTGCGGCGGCTGCGCTGAAGATAAAGAGTACCGAGTCCGGAGCCGGAAGGTTCACGGACTTCACGCTTCCGCCCCTGACTTTCTATGAATACATGGAATTCACCGATAACAAACACTTGTTTGGAAACCCTGAATCACCCGTATCCGCAGGCAAAGCAATGGTAAACATAGACCGGATCAATGAGCATTTTGTGGAATACATAAACTCCGGCGGCTATCCCGAAACCGTGTTATCCGACGGCGTCCGGAAACGCCATGACCATTTCATAAAGAGTGATGTGGTGGAAAAAGTGCTTGAGAAAGATTTACCAACTCTTTTCGGCATAAGCAATACTTCCGAACTCAAACGCCTTCTCACAACAATTGCACACCACACCGGACAGGAAATCAACATGAACAGGCTTTCCAAAGACGCGGAAGTAACAAGAACCACAATATACAAATACCTTGAATACCTTGAGGCGGCTTTCCTTATCAGGCGCGTCCGCAGGGTGGACAGAAACATCAAAAGGTTCAAAAGAGACCACACTTTCAAGGTTTACCTGACAAACCCCTCAATGTATGCCGCACTCTTCGGCGCGGCGGACAGGGAAAACGGCACGTTACTGGGAAGACTTGTGGAAACAGCGGTGTTCAGCCATCTGTTCAACATCATAAGGAAACTGGAAGGTCCTTATTACGCGCGCTGGAATGACGGGGAAGTTGACTTGGTGGCAATGGATATAACCGGCATAAAAGCGAAAGCCGCGATAGAGATTAAATGGTCGGACATACCGAATGAAGATTTGTCTGAAATTAAGGGGTTGAGTGATTTCGCCGTCAAAAACAATCTTG
- the mnmG gene encoding tRNA uridine-5-carboxymethylaminomethyl(34) synthesis enzyme MnmG encodes MSGATHNVIVIGGGHAGCEAALASARMGKKTLLLTANIDTIGVMSCNPSIGGVGKGHIVREIDALGGEMAKAADASAIQYRTLNTRKGAAVRATRIQADRQVYRAHMRRALEECENLDIKQRMIDGFIVSSGRVAGVATGLGEKFFADSVVVTPGTFPRGLVHVGNERFSSGRAGEGAAQAISKSFKDLGLEVGRLKTGTPPRFDGRTIRWDALTEQRGDENPRPFSFSNDRAPLEQMPCHITHTNEKTHEVIRKNLSRSPLYSGVISGVGPRYCPSVEDKVVKFPDRDRHQVFLEPEGRNTYEIYPNGISTSLPLDVQTEMARTIEGLERVEIMRPGYAVEYDFINPTQLSASLECKNVRGLFFAGQVNGTTGYEEAAGQGIVAGVNAALYSGGGEPFVLERSDAYIGIMIDDLVTRGVDEPYRMFTSRAEYRLILREDNADLRLMERGRAAGLISDERYAALARKRDALRGEIERLENTRHTPGGAADGALLRMGLAGLKKPQSLAEILRRPGVTYAELALFDPPGARLAGSDIAAQAEMEVKYSGYVKMQTEQVGRFKRFERMAIPDAFDYGKVPGLSKEIVQKLSSARPRSLGQAGRVSGVTPAAVSVLMLHLRKGTRGAAYSISPSSS; translated from the coding sequence TTGAGCGGGGCAACACACAATGTCATAGTTATCGGCGGGGGCCATGCGGGTTGCGAGGCGGCTCTTGCCTCGGCGCGAATGGGCAAAAAGACGCTTCTGCTTACCGCAAACATAGACACCATCGGCGTTATGTCGTGCAATCCGTCCATCGGCGGAGTGGGCAAGGGGCACATCGTCAGGGAGATAGACGCGCTTGGCGGCGAGATGGCAAAGGCGGCGGACGCAAGCGCAATTCAATACAGGACGCTTAACACCCGCAAAGGGGCGGCGGTGCGCGCCACGCGCATTCAGGCGGACAGGCAGGTTTACAGGGCGCACATGCGCCGCGCGCTTGAGGAGTGCGAAAACCTTGACATCAAACAGAGGATGATAGACGGCTTCATTGTTTCCTCCGGACGGGTCGCGGGAGTGGCAACCGGCCTCGGCGAAAAATTCTTCGCCGACTCGGTGGTTGTAACCCCGGGGACTTTCCCCCGCGGGCTTGTCCATGTGGGAAATGAACGCTTTTCCTCCGGACGCGCGGGGGAGGGGGCGGCGCAGGCAATATCCAAGTCGTTCAAGGATCTGGGGCTTGAAGTCGGGCGTCTGAAAACCGGAACGCCGCCCCGGTTTGACGGGAGGACCATACGCTGGGACGCGCTTACGGAGCAGAGGGGCGATGAAAACCCCCGCCCGTTTTCCTTCTCAAACGACCGCGCCCCCCTTGAGCAAATGCCGTGCCACATAACCCACACCAACGAAAAGACGCACGAGGTCATAAGAAAAAACCTCTCCCGCTCGCCCCTTTATTCCGGCGTCATAAGCGGAGTGGGCCCCCGCTACTGCCCGTCCGTGGAGGACAAGGTGGTCAAATTCCCCGACAGAGACCGCCATCAGGTTTTTCTTGAGCCGGAGGGGAGAAACACCTACGAGATTTACCCCAACGGCATATCCACAAGCCTGCCCCTTGATGTGCAGACCGAAATGGCGAGAACCATTGAAGGGCTTGAGCGGGTTGAAATTATGCGCCCGGGGTATGCGGTGGAATACGATTTTATAAACCCCACTCAGCTCAGCGCCTCCCTTGAGTGCAAAAATGTGCGCGGGCTTTTCTTTGCGGGGCAGGTGAACGGGACTACCGGCTATGAAGAGGCCGCCGGGCAGGGGATAGTCGCGGGCGTGAACGCGGCTCTTTATTCCGGCGGCGGAGAGCCGTTTGTGCTTGAGCGCTCGGACGCATACATCGGGATAATGATAGACGACCTCGTTACCAGAGGGGTTGACGAACCATACAGAATGTTCACCTCAAGGGCGGAATACCGCCTCATTCTGCGCGAAGACAACGCAGACCTCCGGCTGATGGAAAGGGGGCGCGCCGCCGGACTTATAAGCGATGAGCGCTACGCCGCGCTCGCCCGCAAAAGAGACGCCTTGCGCGGCGAAATTGAGCGGCTTGAAAACACAAGGCACACGCCGGGCGGCGCGGCGGACGGGGCGCTGTTGCGCATGGGGCTCGCCGGGCTGAAAAAGCCGCAGTCTCTTGCGGAGATCCTGAGAAGGCCCGGCGTTACCTACGCCGAACTCGCCCTGTTTGACCCTCCGGGCGCGCGCCTTGCCGGTTCGGACATTGCGGCGCAGGCGGAAATGGAGGTCAAATACTCCGGCTATGTGAAGATGCAGACCGAGCAGGTCGGCAGGTTCAAGCGCTTTGAGCGCATGGCAATCCCCGACGCCTTTGATTACGGCAAAGTGCCGGGGCTCTCAAAAGAGATAGTGCAGAAACTCTCAAGCGCCCGTCCGCGCTCTCTCGGACAGGCGGGGCGGGTGTCCGGAGTAACGCCCGCCGCCGTTTCGGTTCTTATGCTTCACCTGAGGAAAGGAACGCGGGGCGCGGCTTACTCAATCTCCCCGTCTTCTTCGTAA